The following are encoded together in the Gordonia insulae genome:
- a CDS encoding glycosyltransferase translates to MARVAIVAGPDAGHAFPAFALADRLTGDGIETVVFTGTRWCARAGNRGLDVAELPGLVARDADDDTDAGAKLGRRAARIAVELAPLLAQRAIDLVISDVITVGGGWAAELTGIPWVELSPHPLYLPSRGLPPIGAGLAPGTGVSGRLRDTAMRVATGRSLRQGERQRALARADIGLVGRGGPAARFVATLPALEVPRPDWPEDTHLIGPLLWEPTDALFDRPAGTGPLVLVAPSTAVTGAADMGTVALAALSSDNLGIPVRVVFSALHVPAGVDHADHVVAGTARQDEILADTDLVVCGGGHGMLAKALSAGVPVVTVPGGGDQWELANRVQRQGSGLLVRPVEVGSLSSAAGRVLTEPAFAAAAGRASASVDGVVDPVRIVRRLLRLRRDRVAARR, encoded by the coding sequence ATGGCACGCGTCGCGATCGTGGCGGGACCCGATGCGGGACATGCGTTTCCGGCGTTCGCGTTGGCCGATCGGCTGACCGGCGACGGGATCGAGACGGTGGTCTTCACGGGGACCCGGTGGTGTGCGCGGGCCGGGAACCGGGGCCTCGACGTCGCCGAACTCCCCGGTCTGGTCGCCCGGGACGCCGACGACGACACCGATGCCGGCGCCAAGCTCGGTCGCCGGGCGGCTCGGATCGCGGTGGAGCTGGCGCCGCTGCTGGCGCAGCGCGCTATCGATCTGGTGATCTCCGACGTGATCACCGTCGGCGGGGGATGGGCGGCCGAACTGACCGGGATCCCGTGGGTGGAGTTGTCCCCGCATCCGCTGTATCTGCCGTCGCGCGGGCTACCGCCGATCGGTGCCGGGCTGGCGCCCGGCACCGGTGTGTCCGGACGGCTGCGCGACACCGCCATGCGCGTGGCGACCGGGCGTTCCCTGCGGCAGGGCGAGCGGCAACGCGCGTTGGCCCGGGCGGACATCGGACTCGTCGGGCGCGGTGGTCCGGCGGCTCGCTTCGTCGCGACCCTGCCTGCGCTGGAGGTGCCCCGACCGGACTGGCCGGAGGACACCCACCTGATCGGACCGTTGCTGTGGGAGCCCACCGATGCACTGTTCGACCGTCCGGCCGGCACCGGTCCGCTGGTGCTCGTGGCTCCGTCGACGGCCGTGACCGGAGCCGCGGACATGGGTACCGTCGCCCTGGCCGCACTGTCCTCCGACAACCTCGGAATCCCGGTGCGAGTGGTGTTCTCGGCCCTGCACGTCCCGGCCGGAGTGGATCATGCCGATCATGTGGTGGCCGGCACGGCACGGCAGGACGAGATCCTCGCCGACACCGATCTGGTGGTGTGCGGTGGCGGACACGGCATGTTGGCCAAGGCGCTCTCGGCCGGTGTGCCGGTGGTCACGGTACCGGGTGGTGGCGACCAGTGGGAGCTCGCCAATCGCGTGCAGCGACAGGGCAGCGGACTCCTGGTCCGTCCGGTCGAGGTCGGGTCGCTCTCGTCCGCCGCGGGCCGCGTGCTCACCGAACCGGCCTTCGCCGCGGCGGCCGGGCGGGCATCGGCATCGGTGGACGGGGTGGTCGACCCGGTGCGGATCGTTCGGCGGCTGCTGCGGCTCCGACGCGACCGGGTCGCCGCTCGTCGGTAG
- a CDS encoding DUF3046 domain-containing protein — protein MRLTEFTELITAQFGELSADSILVDHVLTEFGGRTGAQAIDDGIDPRDVWVAICRDFDVPRDRW, from the coding sequence GTGCGTCTGACCGAATTCACCGAACTGATCACCGCCCAATTCGGGGAACTGTCGGCCGATTCGATCCTCGTCGACCACGTCCTGACCGAGTTCGGCGGCCGAACCGGTGCGCAGGCGATCGACGACGGCATCGATCCCCGCGACGTCTGGGTGGCCATCTGCCGGGACTTCGACGTCCCCCGCGACCGCTGGTAA
- the recA gene encoding recombinase RecA: MAAAPQDREKALDLALAQIDKNFGKGSVMRLGEETRQPIEVIPTGSIALDIALGIGGLPRGRVVEVYGPESSGKTTVALHAVANAQAAGGIAAFIDAEHALDPDYAAKLGVDTDALLVSQPDTGEQALEIADMLIRSGALDILVIDSVAALVPRAEIEGEMGDSHVGLQARLMSQALRKMTGAMNNSKTTAIFINQLREKIGVMFGSPETTTGGKALKFYSSVRLDVRRIETLKDGTDAVGNRTRVKVVKNKVAPPFKQAEFDILYGQGISKEGSLIDMGVAEGFIRKSGSWFTYEGDQLGQGKENARKFLLENLDIRDEIEKKIKEKLGIGAVVDADDVAPAPVEF; this comes from the coding sequence ATGGCAGCAGCACCGCAGGATCGGGAGAAGGCACTCGATCTGGCCCTCGCGCAGATCGACAAGAACTTCGGCAAGGGGTCGGTCATGCGGCTCGGCGAGGAGACCCGCCAGCCCATCGAGGTGATCCCGACCGGATCGATCGCCCTCGACATCGCGCTCGGCATCGGCGGTCTCCCGCGCGGCCGAGTCGTCGAGGTCTACGGCCCGGAGTCGTCGGGTAAGACCACTGTCGCCCTGCACGCGGTGGCCAACGCGCAGGCCGCCGGCGGGATCGCGGCCTTCATCGACGCCGAGCACGCCCTCGACCCCGACTACGCCGCCAAGCTCGGCGTGGACACCGACGCGTTGCTGGTCTCCCAGCCCGACACCGGTGAACAGGCGCTGGAGATCGCGGACATGCTGATCCGGTCCGGCGCCCTCGACATCCTGGTCATCGACTCCGTCGCCGCCCTGGTGCCGCGCGCCGAGATCGAGGGCGAGATGGGTGACAGCCACGTCGGTCTGCAGGCCCGTCTGATGAGCCAGGCGCTGCGCAAGATGACCGGTGCGATGAACAACTCCAAGACGACGGCCATCTTCATCAACCAGTTGCGCGAGAAGATCGGTGTGATGTTCGGCTCGCCGGAGACCACCACCGGCGGCAAGGCGCTCAAGTTCTATTCGTCGGTGCGACTGGACGTCCGGCGCATCGAGACCCTCAAGGACGGTACCGACGCCGTGGGTAACCGGACCCGGGTGAAGGTCGTCAAGAACAAGGTGGCGCCGCCGTTCAAGCAGGCCGAGTTCGACATCCTGTACGGGCAGGGGATCAGCAAGGAGGGCTCGCTGATCGACATGGGTGTCGCCGAGGGCTTCATCCGCAAGTCCGGGTCGTGGTTCACCTATGAGGGCGATCAGCTCGGCCAGGGCAAGGAGAACGCCCGCAAGTTCCTGCTGGAGAACCTGGACATCCGAGACGAGATCGAGAAGAAGATCAAGGAGAAGCTGGGTATCGGAGCGGTCGTCGACGCCGACGACGTCGCACCCGCCCCGGTGGAATTCTGA
- a CDS encoding regulatory protein RecX: MSTTPDPEERTGPSAWDAALRLLGVRARSRHEMAERLARKGFDAETVDDVMTRLDRHRLVDDTDFATEWVRSRHTHSGRGRVALRQELRAKGVDAAIIEAALAEVDPDDERAVAADLVAKKLTPTQVDRLQADPAMRETLFRRLVGMLLRRGYPQSLAIDVVTESLDGVTA; this comes from the coding sequence ATGAGTACGACGCCGGACCCCGAGGAACGGACCGGTCCCAGCGCCTGGGACGCGGCACTCCGACTCCTCGGGGTCCGTGCCCGTTCGCGGCACGAGATGGCCGAACGCCTCGCCCGTAAGGGATTCGACGCGGAGACGGTGGACGACGTGATGACGCGGCTGGACCGGCACCGCCTCGTCGACGACACGGATTTCGCGACCGAATGGGTGCGCTCGCGACACACGCACTCGGGGCGAGGTCGTGTCGCGCTGCGACAGGAACTACGCGCCAAGGGCGTCGACGCGGCCATCATCGAGGCGGCCCTCGCCGAGGTGGATCCCGACGACGAGCGTGCCGTGGCCGCCGATCTCGTCGCGAAGAAACTGACACCCACCCAGGTCGACCGGCTGCAGGCCGACCCCGCCATGCGTGAGACGCTCTTCCGGCGATTGGTCGGCATGTTGTTGCGACGCGGCTACCCTCAGTCGCTGGCGATCGACGTGGTCACCGAGTCGCTCGACGGCGTCACCGCCTGA
- a CDS encoding amino acid ABC transporter permease — MSSDATVLYDAPGPKGRMRNRIIAVVFIAIVVAVVAYVLVVLAGNDQLTGEKWDPFIKSTTWTTYVLPGLWGTLKAAALSIVLALLLGAVLGIGRLSDHAWVRALSGLFVEVFRAIPVLILMIFAYYLFADYAIFPSSQLAFAAVVTGLTLYNGSVIAEILRSGINSLPKGQTEASKSLGLSKSQMMRVILLPQAVTAMLPALVSQMVIALKDSALGFAIGYVEVVRSGIQSASYYGNYLPALVVVAIVMILINFGLSSLATYLEGRLRRGRRKTAVADPEEADLAAMENMPTFGGK; from the coding sequence ATGAGCTCCGACGCCACCGTCCTGTACGACGCCCCCGGACCCAAGGGGCGGATGCGCAACCGCATCATCGCCGTGGTGTTCATCGCCATCGTGGTGGCGGTCGTCGCCTATGTTCTCGTGGTGCTGGCCGGCAATGATCAGTTGACCGGCGAGAAGTGGGATCCCTTCATCAAGTCCACGACGTGGACGACCTACGTCCTCCCCGGCCTGTGGGGCACGTTGAAGGCGGCGGCGCTGTCGATCGTCCTGGCCCTGCTGTTGGGCGCGGTCCTCGGCATCGGCCGACTCTCCGACCATGCCTGGGTGCGCGCGCTGTCCGGGCTGTTCGTCGAGGTGTTCCGCGCCATCCCGGTGCTGATCCTGATGATCTTCGCCTACTACCTGTTCGCCGACTACGCCATCTTCCCGTCGTCGCAGTTGGCATTCGCGGCGGTGGTCACCGGCCTCACCCTGTACAACGGATCGGTGATCGCGGAGATCCTGCGGTCGGGCATCAACTCGCTTCCCAAGGGGCAGACCGAGGCGTCGAAATCCCTGGGGCTGAGCAAGTCCCAGATGATGCGGGTGATCCTCCTCCCCCAGGCGGTGACGGCGATGCTGCCGGCGTTGGTGTCCCAGATGGTCATCGCGTTGAAGGACAGTGCCCTCGGTTTCGCCATCGGTTATGTCGAGGTGGTCCGCTCCGGCATCCAGTCGGCCTCGTACTACGGCAACTACCTGCCCGCACTGGTCGTCGTCGCGATCGTGATGATCCTGATCAACTTCGGATTGTCATCTCTCGCCACCTATCTCGAGGGCCGACTGCGGCGTGGCCGGCGTAAGACGGCGGTCGCCGACCCCGAGGAGGCGGACCTGGCCGCCATGGAGAACATGCCCACCTTCGGCGGCAAGTAG
- a CDS encoding amino acid ABC transporter permease, whose product MNELWADMGPQLWPAFSVTLKLTFYSAIGALIWGTLLAGMRVSPVPVMRGFAEVYVNIVRNTPLTLIVLFCSIGLYQNLGLALAPDNENFIENNNFWLAVLAFVLYTATFVCETLRSGFNTVPLGQAEAARSLGLTFPQVFGLIVLPQAIRSVIGPLGSVLIALTKNTTIASVIGVAEASLLMKEEIETFSDQIVAVFAIIAIGFMIITLTEGFVFGYLAKRLAVKR is encoded by the coding sequence ATGAACGAACTCTGGGCGGACATGGGGCCACAGTTGTGGCCGGCCTTCTCGGTGACCCTGAAACTGACCTTCTACTCGGCCATCGGCGCGCTGATCTGGGGCACGCTGCTGGCGGGTATGCGCGTGTCGCCGGTGCCGGTGATGCGCGGCTTCGCCGAGGTCTACGTGAACATCGTCCGCAACACACCGCTGACCCTGATCGTGCTGTTCTGCTCGATCGGCCTCTACCAGAATCTCGGGCTGGCGCTGGCCCCGGACAACGAGAACTTCATCGAGAACAACAACTTCTGGCTCGCGGTCCTCGCCTTCGTGCTCTACACGGCGACCTTCGTGTGTGAGACGCTGCGCTCGGGTTTCAACACCGTTCCGCTCGGCCAGGCCGAGGCGGCCCGCTCGCTGGGCCTCACGTTCCCACAGGTCTTCGGACTGATCGTGCTGCCACAGGCGATCCGGTCGGTCATCGGTCCGCTGGGCAGCGTGCTCATCGCCCTGACCAAGAACACCACCATCGCTTCCGTGATCGGCGTCGCCGAGGCATCGCTGCTGATGAAGGAGGAGATCGAGACGTTCTCCGACCAGATCGTCGCCGTGTTCGCCATCATCGCGATCGGGTTCATGATCATCACACTCACCGAGGGCTTCGTCTTCGGCTACCTCGCCAAGCGACTGGCGGTGAAGCGATGA
- a CDS encoding glutamate ABC transporter substrate-binding protein, which translates to MGRPATPTSRRPLQRASGIGLLALILALVAGTLAACGNTEPRNLIDSIRSGSVVLGTKFDQPGLGIRNPDKSVTGFDPSVSTYVVNHVADELGVDHPEIRWRETPSAQRETLIDNGEVDMIAATYSITAARAKEVAFAGPYLINYQGLLVREDDDTISSLSDLSAGKKLCSVTGSTPAQNVKSQLPSVQLQEYDSYSSCVEALRRGKVDALTTDEVILAGYANFFPGEFKLVGMSYLKDACVKDSLKKAGQPFSTEYYGIGMAKEYPEAVTAVNEALDAMMVTPPGGESPWDRALRDAIGNSTVDSMIARADAPDSQYKFTPDPGDLGFLDSPSTPCPPGLS; encoded by the coding sequence ATGGGTCGGCCAGCAACACCGACGTCGCGTCGGCCCCTGCAGCGCGCCTCGGGCATCGGACTCCTCGCCCTGATCCTGGCGCTGGTCGCCGGAACCCTTGCGGCGTGCGGGAACACCGAGCCACGCAATCTGATCGACTCGATCCGCAGCGGGTCGGTCGTGTTGGGTACCAAGTTCGACCAGCCCGGCCTCGGCATCCGCAACCCGGACAAGTCCGTCACCGGATTCGACCCGTCGGTGTCGACGTATGTGGTCAACCACGTCGCCGACGAGCTGGGCGTCGACCACCCGGAGATCCGGTGGCGCGAGACCCCGTCGGCGCAGCGCGAGACGCTGATCGACAACGGCGAGGTGGACATGATCGCCGCCACCTATTCGATCACCGCGGCGCGCGCGAAGGAGGTCGCCTTCGCCGGCCCCTACCTCATCAACTACCAGGGCCTGCTGGTCCGCGAGGACGACGACACCATCAGCTCCCTCAGCGATCTGAGCGCCGGGAAGAAGCTCTGCTCGGTCACCGGGTCGACCCCGGCGCAGAACGTCAAGTCCCAGCTGCCGTCGGTGCAGTTGCAGGAATACGACTCGTACTCGTCGTGCGTCGAGGCGCTGCGACGAGGCAAGGTCGACGCGTTGACGACCGACGAGGTGATCCTGGCGGGTTACGCCAACTTCTTCCCCGGCGAGTTCAAGCTGGTCGGGATGTCCTATCTGAAGGACGCGTGCGTGAAGGACAGCCTGAAGAAGGCGGGCCAGCCGTTCTCGACCGAGTACTACGGCATCGGTATGGCCAAGGAGTACCCCGAGGCGGTGACGGCGGTCAACGAGGCGCTCGACGCGATGATGGTGACACCGCCGGGCGGCGAGTCGCCGTGGGACCGCGCTCTGCGCGACGCGATCGGCAACTCGACGGTCGACTCGATGATCGCGCGGGCCGATGCCCCGGATTCGCAGTACAAGTTCACGCCCGACCCGGGCGACCTCGGCTTTCTCGATTCGCCGTCCACACCGTGCCCGCCGGGCCTGAGCTGA
- a CDS encoding amino acid ABC transporter ATP-binding protein, which yields MIVMKDVQKHFGSLHVLRDISLEVPAGQVVVVLGPSGSGKSTLCRTINRLEPIDSGEIHIAGSLLPEEGKDLARLRADVGMVFQSFNLFAHKTILDNVTLAPTKVRKKSKADATKRALELLDRVGIASQKDKYPAQLSGGQQQRVAIARSLAMEPKIMLFDEPTSALDPEMVNEVLDVMVSLAKEGMTMLVVTHEMGFARKAADRVIFMADGAIVEDTDPESFFSSPKSERARDFLGKILGH from the coding sequence ATGATCGTGATGAAAGACGTACAGAAGCACTTCGGTTCGCTGCACGTCCTGCGCGACATCAGCCTCGAGGTACCGGCCGGCCAGGTGGTGGTGGTCCTCGGACCATCGGGGTCCGGCAAGTCCACCCTGTGCCGCACCATCAACCGACTCGAACCGATCGACAGCGGCGAGATCCACATCGCCGGCAGTCTGCTGCCCGAGGAGGGCAAGGACCTCGCCCGACTGCGTGCGGACGTCGGCATGGTGTTCCAGTCGTTCAACCTGTTCGCGCACAAGACGATTCTCGACAACGTGACACTGGCACCCACCAAGGTCCGCAAGAAGAGCAAGGCCGACGCCACCAAGCGCGCCCTCGAACTCCTCGATCGGGTCGGCATCGCCAGCCAGAAGGACAAGTATCCCGCCCAGCTGTCCGGCGGCCAGCAGCAGCGCGTGGCCATCGCCCGGTCGCTCGCGATGGAACCGAAGATCATGCTCTTCGACGAGCCGACGTCGGCGCTCGACCCCGAGATGGTCAACGAGGTGCTCGACGTGATGGTGTCCCTCGCCAAGGAGGGCATGACGATGCTGGTGGTCACCCACGAGATGGGGTTCGCCCGCAAGGCCGCCGATCGGGTCATCTTCATGGCCGACGGTGCGATCGTCGAGGACACCGATCCGGAGAGTTTCTTCTCGAGTCCGAAATCCGAGCGCGCCCGGGATTTCCTCGGAAAGATCCTGGGCCACTGA
- the miaB gene encoding tRNA (N6-isopentenyl adenosine(37)-C2)-methylthiotransferase MiaB translates to MSIELSERRGALDVGSDAVGLDATAASSRSYQVRTYGCQMNVHDSERIAGLLEDAGYVRAADGSDADLVVFNTCAIRENADNKLYGNLSHLAPAKSARPGMQIAVGGCLAQKDKDSVLAKAPWVDVVFGTHNIGSLPTLLERARHNESAQVEILETLDRFPSTLPARRESAYSGWVSVSVGCNNTCTFCIVPSLRGKEVDRRPGDVLAEVQALVDQGVLEVTLLGQNVNAYGMSFGDPEQPRNRGAFAELLRACGGIDGLERVRFTSPHPAEFTDDVIDAMAETPNVCPQLHMPLQSGSDRVLKAMRRSYRQRKFLGILDKVRAAMPHAAITTDIIVGFPGETEEDFQQTLDVVAAARFSSAFTFQYSPRPGTPAATMPDQVPPEVVGERYKRLIALQEQICLTENQELVGTDVELLVVADEGRKSAHTQRLTGRARDGRLVHFAAGDRRGHDVIRPGDVVTTRLTGAAPHHLIADAGVGTHRRTRAGDAHEASRMPTTAPIGVGLGMPTIGAAPAEPVTVGCAGGCG, encoded by the coding sequence GTGAGTATCGAGTTGTCCGAGCGGCGCGGCGCCCTCGATGTCGGGTCCGATGCCGTCGGGCTCGACGCGACTGCCGCCTCCTCCCGCAGCTACCAGGTCCGAACCTACGGCTGCCAGATGAACGTGCACGATTCCGAACGCATCGCGGGACTGCTGGAGGATGCCGGTTATGTCCGGGCCGCCGACGGCAGCGACGCCGACCTGGTCGTGTTCAACACGTGCGCCATCCGGGAGAACGCGGACAACAAGCTCTACGGCAACCTCTCGCATCTGGCCCCGGCGAAGTCCGCGCGACCCGGCATGCAGATCGCCGTCGGTGGATGCCTCGCGCAGAAGGACAAGGATTCGGTGCTGGCGAAGGCGCCTTGGGTCGACGTCGTCTTCGGCACGCACAACATCGGGTCGCTGCCCACACTGCTCGAGCGTGCCCGCCACAACGAGTCGGCTCAGGTGGAGATCCTGGAGACGCTCGATCGTTTTCCGTCCACGCTGCCCGCACGACGCGAGTCGGCGTACTCCGGTTGGGTCTCGGTGTCGGTCGGCTGCAACAACACCTGCACGTTCTGCATCGTCCCGTCGCTGCGCGGCAAGGAGGTCGACCGCAGGCCCGGCGATGTGCTCGCCGAGGTGCAGGCCCTCGTCGATCAGGGTGTGCTGGAGGTGACACTGCTCGGCCAGAACGTCAATGCCTACGGCATGTCGTTCGGCGACCCCGAGCAGCCACGCAACCGCGGTGCGTTCGCCGAGTTGCTGCGCGCCTGCGGCGGAATCGATGGCCTGGAGCGCGTCCGGTTCACCTCGCCGCACCCGGCCGAGTTCACCGACGACGTCATCGATGCGATGGCAGAGACGCCTAATGTCTGCCCGCAGTTGCACATGCCGCTGCAGTCGGGTTCCGACCGAGTCCTGAAGGCGATGCGGCGCAGCTACCGGCAGCGCAAGTTCCTCGGCATCCTGGACAAGGTCCGGGCCGCGATGCCGCATGCCGCGATCACGACCGACATCATCGTGGGCTTCCCCGGCGAGACCGAGGAGGACTTCCAGCAGACGCTCGACGTCGTGGCCGCCGCGCGTTTCTCCAGCGCGTTCACCTTCCAGTACTCACCGCGTCCCGGCACCCCGGCGGCGACGATGCCCGACCAGGTGCCGCCGGAGGTGGTCGGTGAACGCTACAAGCGACTGATCGCCCTGCAGGAGCAGATCTGCCTCACCGAGAACCAGGAACTCGTCGGTACCGACGTCGAACTGCTCGTGGTGGCCGACGAGGGGCGGAAGTCGGCACACACCCAGCGCCTGACCGGTCGCGCACGCGACGGCCGGTTGGTCCATTTCGCCGCCGGCGATCGTCGGGGTCATGACGTGATCCGCCCCGGTGACGTCGTGACGACACGGCTGACCGGCGCCGCGCCGCATCACCTCATCGCCGATGCCGGCGTCGGAACCCATCGTCGCACCCGCGCGGGCGACGCCCACGAGGCCAGCCGCATGCCGACCACCGCACCGATCGGTGTCGGACTGGGGATGCCCACGATCGGAGCGGCGCCCGCCGAACCGGTCACCGTCGGATGTGCAGGAGGGTGCGGCTGA
- a CDS encoding Rv2732c family membrane protein, whose translation MSESENNRSDNTSGDDHRAENQYDENQHDETRSQDDARSARADAGRFAEYERDLRKAERKVAGEIDPGMRAVVVAVAVLVAMLALVLPHTGSATGIEVLTFAPDAAAERVTIVSKVFVYFVAIFGIGASVLALLTRRWIVAWIALCGNAIACVAGMLAWWSRNTPGVGGVDPPSGVGIGLVIAWLAVLVLTFHWARVVWARSTYHLALEEERRKEAATRDELARSLQHKPKD comes from the coding sequence ATGAGCGAATCCGAGAACAACCGCAGCGACAACACCAGCGGCGACGACCACCGCGCCGAGAACCAGTACGACGAGAACCAGCACGACGAGACGCGGTCGCAGGACGACGCCCGCAGCGCGCGAGCCGACGCCGGACGTTTCGCGGAGTACGAACGTGATCTGCGCAAGGCGGAACGCAAGGTGGCCGGCGAGATCGATCCCGGCATGCGCGCGGTCGTGGTCGCGGTCGCCGTGCTGGTCGCGATGCTGGCACTCGTGTTGCCACACACCGGCTCCGCGACCGGCATCGAGGTGCTGACCTTCGCCCCGGACGCCGCCGCCGAGCGTGTCACGATCGTGTCGAAGGTGTTCGTCTACTTCGTGGCGATCTTCGGGATCGGCGCCTCCGTGCTCGCGCTGCTGACACGGCGGTGGATCGTCGCGTGGATCGCATTGTGCGGCAACGCAATCGCGTGTGTCGCGGGAATGCTGGCCTGGTGGTCGCGGAATACGCCGGGTGTCGGCGGCGTGGATCCGCCGTCGGGCGTGGGCATCGGCCTGGTGATCGCATGGCTCGCGGTGCTGGTCCTGACCTTCCACTGGGCGCGGGTCGTCTGGGCGCGCAGTACGTATCACCTCGCGCTCGAGGAGGAACGGCGCAAAGAGGCGGCGACGCGCGACGAATTGGCGCGGTCACTCCAGCACAAGCCGAAGGACTGA
- a CDS encoding LysR family transcriptional regulator, translated as MTEFLNLGLVNSLEVLIEEGSFSRAAARLFITPPAMTQQIQRLEAAVGYRLVERGSKPVRLTRRGSGFMVHASAALAQARLALGVDADRQTLRIGFINGYPGGTDEGFLIRFRAENPTVDVTFVQVSWGEQIGRLLDGDLDASLARPPYDDATGIDTVPVHREKRVVAVPIDSPLAEHDSLTLADLDGHPVVGAQGISREWTKYWVVDPRPSGEPVEYGVWAATMEEAINGVALGGNIMVTADSVAKRYQHTGLTYLDLTDGSTCQVDLCTRSTDKRPAIRALRRAARAEPPARR; from the coding sequence GTGACGGAGTTCTTGAACCTGGGGCTGGTGAACTCGCTCGAGGTCCTGATCGAGGAAGGCAGCTTCTCGCGTGCGGCTGCCCGGCTGTTCATCACACCACCCGCGATGACCCAGCAGATCCAGCGACTCGAGGCCGCCGTGGGCTATCGCCTCGTCGAGCGCGGCAGCAAACCGGTACGGCTGACCCGGCGCGGGTCCGGCTTCATGGTGCATGCGAGCGCAGCGCTCGCCCAGGCACGCCTCGCCCTGGGCGTCGACGCCGACCGGCAGACCCTGCGTATCGGCTTCATCAACGGGTACCCGGGCGGCACCGACGAAGGTTTCCTCATCCGGTTCCGAGCCGAGAACCCGACCGTCGACGTCACTTTCGTGCAGGTGAGCTGGGGAGAGCAGATCGGACGACTGCTCGACGGCGACCTCGACGCGTCGCTGGCACGCCCGCCCTACGACGACGCGACCGGCATCGACACGGTCCCCGTCCATCGCGAGAAACGTGTGGTCGCGGTACCGATCGACTCACCACTCGCGGAGCACGATTCACTGACGCTCGCCGATCTCGACGGTCATCCCGTGGTGGGCGCCCAGGGCATCAGCCGCGAGTGGACCAAGTACTGGGTGGTCGATCCACGACCGAGTGGCGAACCGGTGGAGTACGGGGTGTGGGCGGCGACGATGGAAGAGGCGATCAACGGTGTCGCACTGGGCGGGAACATCATGGTGACCGCGGATTCGGTCGCCAAGCGGTACCAGCACACGGGCCTGACCTACCTCGACCTCACGGACGGGAGCACCTGCCAGGTCGACCTGTGCACGAGGTCCACCGACAAACGGCCGGCCATCCGCGCGCTGCGCCGCGCGGCCCGAGCCGAACCGCCGGCTCGGCGCTGA
- a CDS encoding SDR family NAD(P)-dependent oxidoreductase — MIENKTPKRSIVTGAASGIGRAIAEQLIESGGRVLAFDLDKEKLTESAHRYGDAYVAVDGSVTDTLAVRSAVATAESELGGIDALFNVAGGLRPAPIIELAEEDWDFTIDVVLRGVFLCTKYAATSMVEAARGGAIVNISSVNAHMPLYGGSAYAAGKSGVEMFGRNAALELGRHGIRVNTVLPGLVDTPMAAIILENEGIMAEFNANAVLKRPAQPSELAAPAVFLASSAASYITGTELVVDGGYEIGGYPDLSKYL; from the coding sequence GTGATCGAGAACAAGACACCCAAGCGGTCGATCGTCACCGGGGCGGCCTCCGGGATCGGCCGGGCCATCGCCGAGCAACTGATCGAGAGCGGTGGCCGCGTGCTGGCCTTCGACCTCGACAAGGAGAAGTTGACCGAATCCGCCCACCGGTACGGGGACGCCTACGTCGCCGTCGACGGCAGTGTCACGGACACACTGGCGGTCAGGTCGGCGGTTGCCACCGCCGAGTCCGAGCTGGGTGGCATCGACGCCCTGTTCAACGTGGCGGGCGGACTGCGCCCCGCCCCGATCATCGAGCTGGCGGAGGAGGATTGGGACTTCACCATCGACGTCGTCCTGCGAGGCGTCTTCCTCTGCACCAAGTATGCGGCGACGAGCATGGTGGAGGCCGCGCGGGGTGGGGCGATCGTCAACATCTCGTCGGTCAACGCGCACATGCCGCTGTACGGCGGAAGTGCTTATGCCGCAGGTAAGTCCGGTGTGGAGATGTTCGGACGCAACGCCGCCCTCGAGCTGGGGCGACACGGCATCCGGGTGAACACCGTGCTGCCGGGGCTCGTGGACACACCGATGGCGGCCATCATCCTGGAGAACGAGGGCATCATGGCCGAGTTCAACGCCAACGCGGTGCTCAAGCGTCCGGCCCAGCCATCCGAACTAGCAGCTCCCGCAGTGTTTCTCGCGAGCTCCGCGGCGAGCTACATCACCGGCACCGAACTCGTCGTCGATGGCGGCTACGAGATCGGTGGCTATCCCGACCTCAGCAAATACCTGTAG